CAGCTGCCATTGCCTTCAAGAACTTTGTCAAGCGCAACTGGGGCTATCATCTCGATAACGATGGACCCGACAAGGTGGCCGAATCGGATCGGAACGGCATCAAGACGATGATCGTTCCGCTGATGTTGAAGTCGCCATCGTCGATCCAGAAGCAGCTCAGTGATGCGGTGAGTATTATTGGAAAGTATGACTTTCCGTTGAAGTGGCCTCAGCTGATGGATGAAATGATCGAGAAGTTTGCCACGGGGGACTTCAATGTGATCAACGGAGTCCTCCAGACGGCTCATTCGCTGTTTAAGCGCTATCGTTACGAGTTCAAATCGCAAGAACTGTGGGAAGAAATCAAATTCGTTCTGGACAAGCTGGCGAAACCGTTGACGGATTTGTTACAGGCAACACTCGGGCTTGCCGAAGCCCACGCCAACAACGAAGAAGCATTAAAGATTATCTATGGGTCTCTTACGCTTGTATGCAAGGTATTTTACTCGTTGAACTCTCAAGATTTGCCTGAATTCTTCGAGGATAATATGGATACCTGGATGAAGGCATTCCACGGAATGTTAACCATTGACATTCCATGTTTAAAAACGGGAGAAGACGAAGATGCAGGTGTTTTGGAGCATTTACGATCCCAAATCTGTGAGAATCTTTGTTTATACGCTCAGAAGTATGACGAGGAATTCGGGCCCTACATGCCACAATTTGTGACCGCCGTCTGGGAACTATTAGTAAACACTGGCATTCAGACCAAGTACGATACTTTGGTTTCGAATGCGCTGAACTTCCTTAGTACAGTGGCCGATAGAAATCATTACCGGCATTTGTTCGAAGATCCAAATGTTTTAGCAAGCATTTGTGAGAAAGTTATCATTCCCAACATGGACTTCCGAGTCTCGGACGAGGAGCTCTTTGAAGACAATCCGGAAGAGTACATTCGAAGAGATATTGAAGGTTCCGATGTGGAAACAAGGCGCAGGGCCGCCTGTGATTTGGTTAAAACTCTCTCCCAGAACTTCGAATCCAAAATCATTGAGATTTTCGGACAATATTTGCAAGTCTTGTTGGCCAAGTATGCCGAAAATCCCGCCAACAATTGGAAAACCAAGGATACCGCCATCTACCTAGTCACTTCGATGGCTTCCAAAGGTCAAACTCAAAAACTCGGTGTCACTCAAACGTCCGAATTGGTACCTCTGCCACAGTTCACACAGCAGCAGATAATTCCGGAACTGGAACGGGCAGACGTCAACGAACTTCCAGTCTTGAAGGCAGACGCTCTCAAATTCATCATGACATTCCGAACGATTCTTGGACCGCAGATCATTGTGGCCACGATGCCTCTGGTTGCGAAACATCTCGCCGCTGGCAATGTCGTAGTTCACAGCTACGCCGCATGTGCAATCGACAAAATCCTTACCATGCAGGGTCCGGACAAAAAGCCTATTGTCACCAAGGAAATTCTTACTCCACTTAGTGCCGAGTTGATAACCGGTCTGTTCGCAGCGTTCACCGTTCAGGGCTCCAACGAGAACGAATACATAATGAAGTGTATTATGCGGACTTTGAACACTCTACAGGAAGCGTCGTTGCCGTACATGATCGTGGTACTGCCGCGATTGACGGAGATTTTGACTGTCGTGTCCAAAAATCCTTCCAAACCGCACTTCAATCATTATCTGTTCGAAACGCTATCACTGTCGGTCAAGTAAGTTTTTCCTCTAGGACTTTTAAGAGTTTCTGTaatataactttttttctatcaCAGACTCGTTTGCAAAGCTGATCCCAATGCAGTTAGCTCGTTTGAAGAAGCTCTTTTCCCAGTATTTCAAGGAATACTGCAACAAGACGTTCTAGGTAGGTATACGTATAACAGAATTAAATTAGCAATACTTTTCcgtatgttttaaatttaatgcAATCTaaccaatttcagaattcatgccatatgtttttcaaatgttgtcACTGTTTTTGGAAATTCGTGAGGGCAAAAGCGCTATCCCGGAAACCTATCTGTCGCTCTTCCCATGTTTGCTAGCACCCGCTCTCTGGGAGAGACCCGGAAACGTGACCCCGTTGATTCGACTTCTGTGCGCTTTCGTGCGCCAAGCTTCACCACAAATAAGCGCCGATGGCAAATTGAATGGTGTCCTCGGTGTGTTCCAGAAAATGATTGCTTCGAAAAGCAATGATCATGAAGGGTTCTATCTTTTGCAAAACCTTCTGCTGCACTACCCGAGGTAAGTTGATTATAATTCGATTTTGTTGAATTAaatatcatttcaaaattcatttcTAGCGAAGAACTAGGACAAAGCATGCGTCAGATATTCTCACTTTTGTTCCAACGGCTGAGCTCATCCAAGACCACAAAATTCGTGCGAAGCTTCATTGTATTTCTGTGTCTTTATGCAGCTCGTGTCGGAGCTCAAGCTCTCGTACAACTTATCGATAACATTCAAACCAAGTAAGACGCCCCTCAACCTTCAGCCTAATTTCCAATAACTAATGTTTATTACACTTTTGTTCAGCATGTTTGGCATGGTCATCGAGCGCATCTTCGTGCCAGACATCAACAAGGTCTCTGGCGAACTAGAACAGAAAACTGTTTCGGTAGGCATCACCAAGCTTCTCTGCGATGCTCCCGAGCTTCTGTCCGACGTGTACGTAAAGTTCTGGCCACAGCTGTTGCAAACGGTCATTCAGATTTTCGAACTCCCGCCGGACGAGTCGAACATTGACGGAGATACCTTCATCGAGATCGAGGACGTTTCTGGGTACCAGGCGGCCTATTCGCAGCTGAATTTTGCCCAGGCCAAACCAATCGATCCGCTGCCAGAGGTGGCGAACACCCGTCAGTTTCTTGTGCAGAATCTCGGCAAACTGGCTCAGTCGAATCCGGGTAAGATCGGTGTCCTGGTAGCATCGCTACCAGTGGCGCACCAGGAAGCCCTACAGAAGTACTGCGCTCAAAGTGGAGTGCAGATTGCATAAATATGTAGTAATACTTGTTAGGTTACCATATTGTACACTCATTTTCATCCTCTATGATTAAGGCCAACTGCATTAGTGTTATCGTAAGTCAGAGTTTGAATAAACTGCTAGGTGTTACTTTTTAGTCGGGTTGTTGGTacgttttgaaagaaatttcctACCTTTATGTGACATAACCCGTCAATAATTTATAGTCAGACTAAGACCGGAGTAGCTTGTGCACTACATAAAAGTCGTCGCCATTCAGCTCGATTCAGGACTGCACGTCTCctaccacgcagtctgcggtgggtccgcaaatcatcttccctgtccgttggatcgttgtcgagaatcattttcactggattattgtccgacattttggctacgtgcccggcccaccgcaagcttccaattttcgcggtgtgaacgatggatggttctctccCATCTGCTCTCCACcatagtacgcagcactttcctttcaaaactccGTTGGTCCTCCGCTGTTATTGTTATCGAAGGTTGTAGCATAACAATATGTTGTTTGTACAAAGTAGTTTGTGAATAAACCGAGGTAATCACCGATCGTAACATTTGTAGAAAAACAAACTCCTAACCCAAGTTCCTCACGTGCAGAATCGGTGTTTCGAAGCTCGAAGCTTGTAACAGTCCATAGGCCAAGTGGCAACCGGAGTCAAGACATGCAGTCCTCGTTGAGACGCTGGTAGCATTCCCGCTGACGACACGGTGGGAAACCCAAAAGGTAAATGTTACGTGAGAATGGAATTGTGAGCCCCTGATCATGAGTAGAATTAAAAATGTGTTTTATTTGTGTGTGAACTCATCTTCGGTGTTCCTTTGCCTGCTAATCAAATAAACAGAAACAATGTTGCGGACAGCACGGGAGTGACGGAATTGAAGTTTCCGTTGCTTAAAAAGTGAAATACCGAAGATGtaagtatttatttattagggttaggcggggcaagatgggtcacggggtaagatgggtcagggccgtttttgagcatcgtgtacattttaatgtggagattatgactttgtaggaggaataatttggttctactttattatcactcaatatgatgataaaattttatttttgtagagtatggcaaggtaaaatatttttcagcattgtttcttatgcgaaacacactttctataaaacgtgtaatctcgtcgagcaatgtaaaattttaaacatttttagtaatatagtgaacgtattataagtaatgtaggtgatgttatactaactgcgttgaaataaataaatttgatcgaaaattagacGTTCTAATATAAACTTAtaaatggggcaagatgggtcagcacatactgaagggcatagttcgtattcaaaacatgttttccattgcTGGTTTAATCATTTTAAGGCTACTTTTGACACaatgatgttaatttgtttattgaaaatgtctATTTCTTGTTTTTAAGAAAGCAATACTTAGACGGCTTGTTTTCATAAGAATTTGCAGACATTTTCAAATGTAGAGGCATTTCTTCATCCAAGgcttaaacattattttttattcaatataatTATTGACAATAAAGCTatctatctgtgtgtaattcaatattgggaataaaacaatattaattgcagtaTTTAAAGGTGTCCATCTTGcccgctgtttgacccatcttacccctgccatttttgattgacagaaaaatagacttctactttaatgactcGAAATGGAATAAAAGTGGAGTTTTGGTTATTCCATACCCTggcttacagattatgagctatttttatagatccatgttgaaaagttgaattaaaatgtttctgttttgagatattcaggGTTCGCCTTAGACGACTCATCTTGCCCCATCATACCCTATGTTTAAAGTACTTTAATATTAATATAAACTAAATGTAGCTTTATAGCatgaccaaggatgttatcgatcatttagtaatctgccttcgatcatttagtagttt
The nucleotide sequence above comes from Armigeres subalbatus isolate Guangzhou_Male chromosome 3, GZ_Asu_2, whole genome shotgun sequence. Encoded proteins:
- the LOC134224208 gene encoding exportin-2 yields the protein MEITENNFERLASYLQQTLSPDPEVRRPAERFIESIEISQNYPLLCLHLIDRSQIDITIRVAAAIAFKNFVKRNWGYHLDNDGPDKVAESDRNGIKTMIVPLMLKSPSSIQKQLSDAVSIIGKYDFPLKWPQLMDEMIEKFATGDFNVINGVLQTAHSLFKRYRYEFKSQELWEEIKFVLDKLAKPLTDLLQATLGLAEAHANNEEALKIIYGSLTLVCKVFYSLNSQDLPEFFEDNMDTWMKAFHGMLTIDIPCLKTGEDEDAGVLEHLRSQICENLCLYAQKYDEEFGPYMPQFVTAVWELLVNTGIQTKYDTLVSNALNFLSTVADRNHYRHLFEDPNVLASICEKVIIPNMDFRVSDEELFEDNPEEYIRRDIEGSDVETRRRAACDLVKTLSQNFESKIIEIFGQYLQVLLAKYAENPANNWKTKDTAIYLVTSMASKGQTQKLGVTQTSELVPLPQFTQQQIIPELERADVNELPVLKADALKFIMTFRTILGPQIIVATMPLVAKHLAAGNVVVHSYAACAIDKILTMQGPDKKPIVTKEILTPLSAELITGLFAAFTVQGSNENEYIMKCIMRTLNTLQEASLPYMIVVLPRLTEILTVVSKNPSKPHFNHYLFETLSLSVKLVCKADPNAVSSFEEALFPVFQGILQQDVLEFMPYVFQMLSLFLEIREGKSAIPETYLSLFPCLLAPALWERPGNVTPLIRLLCAFVRQASPQISADGKLNGVLGVFQKMIASKSNDHEGFYLLQNLLLHYPSEELGQSMRQIFSLLFQRLSSSKTTKFVRSFIVFLCLYAARVGAQALVQLIDNIQTNMFGMVIERIFVPDINKVSGELEQKTVSVGITKLLCDAPELLSDVYVKFWPQLLQTVIQIFELPPDESNIDGDTFIEIEDVSGYQAAYSQLNFAQAKPIDPLPEVANTRQFLVQNLGKLAQSNPGKIGVLVASLPVAHQEALQKYCAQSGVQIA